A window of Zingiber officinale cultivar Zhangliang chromosome 5A, Zo_v1.1, whole genome shotgun sequence contains these coding sequences:
- the LOC121982675 gene encoding NDR1/HIN1-like protein 10 → MLRSESSDGCCCCQLLCSLLKIVITAGFALFFWWLIFRPRLPRASIHQIQLSDFNLTANNSTLRFNLTVAVALRNPNKRVSLYYDALDAALFYGGKQIQSAPLPVFYQPHKNTAELEGKFRGSAAGVAEAFRAERAEGTFNFEVRVESSLRMKLWFVKIGHFHPKFDCKVGISGGVPVTNGTWNCDR, encoded by the coding sequence ATGTTGCGATCGGAAAGCTCTGATGGCTGCTGCTGCTGCCAGCTCCTCTGTTCGCTCCTCAAGATCGTCATCACGGCCGGCTTCGCTCTCTTCTTCTGGTGGCTCATCTTCCGCCCCCGCCTCCCCCGCGCCTCCATCCACCAGATCCAGCTGTCCGACTTCAACCTCACCGCCAATAATTCCACCCTCCGCTTCAACCTCACCGTCGCCGTCGCCCTCCGCAACCCCAACAAGCGGGTCAGTCTCTACTACGACGCCCTCGACGCCGCTCTCTTCTACGGCGGCAAGCAGATCCAGTCGGCGCCGCTCCCGGTCTTCTACCAGCCCCACAAGAACACCGCCGAGCTCGAAGGGAAGTTCAGGGGCAGCGCGGCGGGCGTGGCCGAGGCCTTCCGGGCGGAGAGGGCGGAGGGCACCTTCAATTTCGAGGTGAGGGTGGAGAGCAGCTTACGGATGAAGCTTTGGTTCGTCAAGATCGGGCACTTCCATCCCAAGTTCGATTGCAAGGTAGGGATTAGTGGCGGCGTGCCGGTGACTAATGGGACTTGGAACTGCGATCGCTGA
- the LOC121979464 gene encoding uncharacterized protein LOC121979464 — MRRGDRRSCELSSGVSWADRLQWYKRKRKEEISDDFQAMVARGPATIGKDVAYKMFAMFPLAVERVVLCCAGVCLEERDLAEGLFVVSNADDAVEILLPQSPEKLRQLVWLSLVHPPRIMPSCFLQDYIQVMCTVYAKEKIGLLHALIYERKHLVLPEIAQPTLIVWGEKDRIFPLELGHRLKRHLGDRAQLVVIRNVGHAVNLEKSREFCENIIKFCHDSSFNDHNLQKFEETLHFCNNSAFCKKAFAEKKAFHFCKLSFCSKLFNLFKSHKDPRQNPIAYSSSRSKQIVGFEVG; from the exons ATGAGGAGAGGCGATCGGAGATCGTGCGAGCTTAGCTCCGGCGTCTCATGGGCCGACAGATTGCAGTGGtataagaggaagaggaaggaagagATCAGCGACGACTTCCAGGCGATGGTGGCTAGAGGACCTGCGACAATCGGGAAAG ATGTGGCGTACAAGATGTTTGCGATGTTTCCGTTAGCCGTCGAGCGGGTGGTGCTCTGCTGCGCCGGCGTGTGCCTCGAGGAGAGGGATCTCGCCGAGGGCCTCTTTGTCGTTTCGAATGCGGATGACGCGGTGGAGATCCTTTTGCCCCAGTCGCCGGAAAAGCTTCGTCAGCTCGTCTGGCTATCCCTCGTCCACCCACCGCGCATAATGCCATCTTGCTTCCTCCAGGACTACATACAG GTGATGTGCACAGTTTATGCAAAAGAGAAGATAGGGTTACTTCATGCTTTAATCTATGAAAGAAAACACTTGGTCCTTCCAGAGATTGCACAG CCAACCTTGATAGTTTGGGGCGAGAAAGATCGAATTTTTCCTTTAGAGTTGGGTCACAGATTAAAGAG GCatttaggagatagagctcaGCTAGTAGTCATCAGGAATGTTGGGCATGCTGTTAATCTTGAGAAGTCCAGAGAATTTTGTGAGAATATAATCAAATTCTGCCATGATTCTTCCTTCAATGATCACAATTTGCAGAAG tttgaagaaacgttgcattTCTGCAACAACAGTGCTTTTTGCAAGAAAGCGTTTGCAGAGAAGAAAGCATTTcatttctgcaagctttctttctgca gCAAATTGTTTAATCTGTTCAAATCTCACAAAGATCCTAGGCAAAATCCAATTGCTTATTCCT ctagtagaagtaaacagattgttggcttCGAGGTTGGCTAG